The Lactuca sativa cultivar Salinas chromosome 2, Lsat_Salinas_v11, whole genome shotgun sequence genome includes the window CCCTCTCAACGAATGGACCCCTTCGTATTCAGTCTAGCACTCAAGGCATGCGCTCTCAGTTTCAGTGCTAAACAAGGCGAATCACTTCATGGGTACTCAGTAAAAACCGATCTCGTGAGTTCCGTCTTTGTAGGCAGCGCTCTTTTAGACATGTATATGAAAACCGGGAAAGTATACGAAGGCTGTaaagtgttcgatgaaatgcctatAAGAAATGTGGTCTCCTGGACTGCAATCATAACTGGGTTAGTTCGTGCTGGTTTCAACACCGAAGGGATCTCATATTTTTCTAACTTATTACAAAATGGTATGTCATATGATTCCTACACAATAGCTATCGCATTAAAAGCATGTGCAGATGCTTGTTTATTACGTAGTGGTAAAGAAATTCACACACAAACATTGAAGAAAGGTTTTGATACAACTTCATTTGTGGCCAACTCTCTTACCACCATGTATAACAAATGTGGAAAAGGTGAATACGCGTTACACTTATTTGataaaatcaaaacaaaagatgttGTTTCATGGACAACAATGATCACATCATATGTTCAAACCGGTCAAGAACATAACGCGATTAACGCGTTCTTGCGTATGCAAGAATCAGAGGTGAGTCCTAATGAGTACACTCTCGCAGGACTCATCTCTGCTTGTGCAAATCTTGCACGAATCGATTTCGGTACACAATTTCACGCGCGTGTTTTACGCAATGGTTTTATAAAGTTTATGTCTGTGGCTAATTCCATCATGACAATGTATTCAAAATGTGGAAAGTTAGATTCATCATCAATAGTTTTTCAAGAAATGAGAGTAAAAGATATTGTTTCATGGAGCACTATAATTGGAGGACATGCTCAAATGGGTTTTGGAGATGAAGCTTTTAAGTATCTTTCTTTAATGAGAACCGAAGGATTAAAACCGAATGAGTTCGCTTTTGCTAGTGTTTTAAGCGTATGTGGGACCATGGCGATTCTTGATTTAGGCAAACAACTTCATGCTCATTGTCTATGTGTAGGTCTTGATCGTGAACCCATGGTTCAAAGTGGTTTAATCAATATGTATTCGAAATGTGGGTCCATTTTAGAAGCTTTAAAGGTTTTCAATGAGGTTAAATGTAATGATATTGTGTCATGGACTGCAATGGTCAACGGGTACGCAGAACACGGGTTGAGTCAACAAGCTATTGACCTCTTCGAGAGGCTCATTAGGTCCGGTTTAAAACCGGACGGGGTCACATTCATTGGGGTTCTAACCGCGTGTAGCCACGCGGGTTTAGTTGACTTAGGTTTTCGATACTTTGacctaattaaaaaatataacctAAGTTTATCTAAAGAACATTATGGTTGTATGATCGATTTACTTTGTAGATCGGGTCGATTACGTGAGGCTGAAAACATGATAAATGACATGCCGTTCAGTGGCGATGATGTTGTGTGGTCAACCGCGTTGAGAGCTTGTAGATTACACGGTGATGTTGACTTTGGGCAGCGGGCAGCTGCCAAGATTCTTGAGAAAACCCCAAATTGCCCTTCGACTTATATTACTTTGGCAAATTTGTATTCGGCTAAAGGAAGGTGGAAAGAAGCGGCGGATTTGAGGAGATTAATGAGGATAAAAGGTGTTGTTAAGGAACCGGGGTGGTCTTGGATTAAGGTTAAAGATTGTGTTTTTGCATTTTCGGCGGGAGATCATTCGCATCCTCAATGGGAAGATatagattgtgttttgaggttatTGTGTTTAAGGAAAGAGAAAGATTTGTTGCCATACAACATTGATGAAGTTGAGAAGGATAGAGACCTTGAAACAACTAGTAACATTACTCTTTTTTGAATTAAAGTATATTCGATTAACATTCTTCTTTACAAGTTTTGTAACAGTAACAGTTATAGTAACATATTAACCGACAAATGTGTGTTGTTTTCATTCATGATGTTTATAGTATTATTAATGTTGATGTCGATAAATTCGATGCTACGTAAGCACCATATAGATTGTAGAAGCTGGGTAACCGATAAAACCGTTGAAAGTCATATTTTCATAATTTGAACAAATTTGTTAGTTGGTTACTTTCTCATACattaaaatgtgaaaaaaaaaaaaaagagtgacTAATCTTATAATAACACTCAAAATAGTTGGTTAGTAATCAACTTTCACATTCACTTCATTTTCATCACTTGAGCTCTCTTCCTTCTTGAGTAAATTTCTTGGCTTCTTGAGTTCTTGTGaatataaagatattatcaatAATGCAACATTTGCTTCTAATCTTCTCTCTCGTGATGTACATACACATAATCCATGCTGCAATACAAGACAAAAAGAGTGAGACAAAACATATTTAGCACTTTATCCAGACAGACATCATTACGTCATTACCCATTCAGAACTTACCAATTAACAAAGATACGAGTCTCAAATATATCAAGTTGGAAGAGGAGACCTTTGACTTTGATCATCAAATAACCCATTCCCAACATCAATATTATTTAAATTGTCTTTTTTCCCACGTTCCAAAGAagttgcttcatatattcctacaCGAAAAAATAAACATTGTTAAAACCATGAAAGAATTTTATTAACTTCTTATTGTCATGGTAATAGTGAAATTTGATATAAAAGTGATgtaccaaagcccaatagaatgCAACAAATCAAAAAGCCTGGTAATGAGAAGTCCATTTTGTAAAAGATTTCCATGAGAATTAAGCATCCTCCGGCAACCATTAAATGTCTTGGAGATGAGAACACCATATGCAGCCTAAATATTACATTCATAccattaatattatataaaataaaaataataataatcagaATTGAGAAATCATGTAGGAATTAGGATAGGATACCTTTCTTCAGCAATGCTATCcacataaaatattaatattacaCCAAAGAGAATGGTGCTTGAAAAAGCCCAAACAGAAAATGGCAATTCCACATTGGTTGAGCTAGAACCCtgtttgtttatataaaaaaaaaaaattaaaaagaaaagttgTATTTTTAAGTGGTGGAAAGTAGAAAGAGTTAATAGCTAAACTTACTACAATCATGTCCCACATGGCTACTGGAAACAGAAAGCAAGTGGCAGATGCAATAGTTATAGCATGAAGCCTTCTTTTTAGTTGATTCTgcaaattaaaaatatatgtttaatcaTGTTTTAGTTACTAGAAATTGTAAAAAATAAGATGTTTCAAGGTGTTTAAATACCTTGAGTGAGATACGTCTTGTGATTACCCTTCTTAATGCTGATAAAACTCCAGCAGATATAGGAGCAATCATGCTCTTCATGTTTAATATTTCCTGTGTTTTACCTTCAGTATCATCGCTATCATTATATGGTATTTTCTAGTTAAGTCTTTCATAAAATATCAAACTCACAACAGATTTACAGaagaagtttaaaaaaaaaaaaagtaagattTTTTATTAATGAGAGGATATAGAATGGAGAATATGTAGCAGTGGCCCATCCTTGAGACAAGAAGTAGAAAGATGCCAACATTGCAAACAGCCCACCAACCTTTTTCCAAATATGCCCTTTTCTGCCATACAAAACAGCAGAAAGAACTCCAAGAACAGCACCTGAGTACTCTGCCAAAATAGCCCTGAAATGACCAAAATGACCTTAGGGAAAATGTAGCCAACTTAACTGTTTTATCAAGCAGCAAGACATACCTAACAGGGCCACAGGATTTAAGGCCTATTCCCCATAAGATGTAGTATAAAGCTGTAATCACCCCATTAATAAGCGAAGGGACTACCTGAAAAGTAAgacatttttaaagaaaaaagaaatattGTAACAGATATATTATGTCTGAAGGATTCAGTTCTACCTGTGTATTTGAGAGTGGCCTTCCCTTCCATGGCTTTTGCAGAATTAAAAAGAGGATGGATGATGGAACAAGACAACTGAAGATAAAAAGTACAACAGAAGCTCCTGTTTGAGACAGATAGCTGTACATGGAATACACAGACCATATCCTCAAGAAGTTGCCAATGAAATGGATTATTTGCAAGGGAGTGTGCCTGTTGTACACATATTAATCACTAATCAGTTCAACTAGCAAATCCAATAAGAGGATATAACTAAGCATAGGACTTAAAATCTGTACATTGTTATTCATTATGTTTGTCCCTTTCACTGTGATTGAAAGTTGGAACGTTAAAAGAATAGGAACAGTCTATCTCTAATCTCTACATGTTGTTTCAATGGATGCTTGTAGAAATGTGAACCAGAAGTTGTTCGCTTCTTTCTTAATTCGTTGCTTTTACAATTTTGATATGATGAACATGTGTGTGCAAAACCAAGTAGAAATTGAAACTGCTTTCATATTCATAGCAAACAATACTGGCACATTCACATCAGGAGAAAACTAGGGTACCACAAGGAAAGAGAACCATTCGACTGAAATGAGCTTTCATCGTGCACATTCTACTCTCCGTAGTGCTAATTTCAATGTTTAGTGAATAGTAAAGAATGTGAGTGAGCTAAATCAACAGAATACATAGGCCAAAAAGAGTTGGAAGTACATCATTTGTAAAACCCCGATCAACAATACCTGAGGGCAGTTTCATTCTCTTGTGTGTAATTTTCTCCTAATTTTCTATAATCATTTGCAAGGGTTGGGCATTGGTTACCAAATCAAAAGACCTTATAACTGATACGAAATCAACAGACAAATATACCTGAAATTAGCCGCATGAGAAGAGCCTCGATCGTCGGGGCTAAGATTTGGGGACATCATCGTAAAGGGTCAAATTTGAACGAAATTGGAATGATAATAAGCTTAAGAGAGTTGAAAAACATGTAAAAAGTCTACGAGCGACCTAGTCTCCCAGAAGGAATTGCTTCGAGTTGCAGAAATTTCAAAAACGAAGTTGAATCTCGTAAGCAACAAGATGACACTCATCTTCCATTCCTCTCATCGTTGGGCTCAGATCTCTCTGTAAACGGCTGGGCTTGGACCAAACCCcctaaagttttcatttttaccactatatttttattattttttatttttttatattttaattctaTTAATGAAAATCATTTAAGCATTATAATTATTCCATATCAATTATTTTTATATGCTATTAAAATGATTATACCAAAAACACTTACTAAAATTAGGTCATTTAATAAAAGATTTGACACTAAATTTACTAAACTTCAccaaatatttttaatataatagaaATTGTTATAGCAAGTGAAAATGATAGCGCAATACTAAgttattgtttgttttttctgagttAAAATGTATGCAGTCAATGGACCacatctgcagtagaagaggtaaaccaaacgtctgcagtctgaaagaaaaagattgtttgtttttttaacatctgcgggctgttagaataaattaaaattttaattaacaagTATAAATCAATTTTtatgtattattatataaaaagtgaaaataaaaaaTGGCATGAATTAacttatatatttaataaaaaccAACAAACTTTGATCACAAAGTTATATCTAAACATTGTAATTAAGGATAAAAAGATTTAACACATAAAATGGACGGAAATAAACATTGATTTAAATGAAAatcttcaaaatttcattttaattttttaattaaatcaattaaaaatcaAGCATAAATATTTTTTCTAAGAAATGAAAGATACTATATTAAATAATGCTTTATAAAATTTGACACAACAAATATAAGacaatattatgattttttttcatatctaTATAAATAGTTTTAACgatcattattttaattaaatattcatttataaatttgtcacaaAAGTCATGATTGTGTCGTCAGAACCTTTTTTCTTCAAgcattgtaactttttttttctaattgtTTATCATAGATAAAGTTAGAATAAATCTaatttatatatatctatataaaaAATAGGCTACAAAATAATAAACATGTTGTATAAAAAAATTATGTTGAATAATGTAACTTAAAGTAAGGTCATGTTTGATAGGTTCTGTCTGGGAAAGTGTTGTCTGGTAAAGTGTTGTCTGGGAAAGTTTTCTGTTTGGgaaagaaaccatgttgtttgattgtacatctgattgattgtgctgaatgatgaaaaaaagtaataattcaataaaaaataaatttaaaaaaagttatttaaaaaagttaataatccaataaagaaagaaagagacgGGGTTTTgtgtataattgtctttccagcccattcagccagaaagatatgattttgaggctttctgggaaagacatattttaccgggaaagaccccttcttttgtgcaaatcaaacagtctttccggtccattcagccagaaagatctgtTTAGACCTGGAAAGATGCATATCAAACGGGGCCTAAGGTAATAAGTGATTTGAAATGGAGGGTTTAGTTATGTGTCACCCAGCACACATGCAACAGTTTTAAGTCAGAAATCTTCGAAAGatataatatcatatattttTCAGTCAAATGTTGCCTTTTAAGCTTATTATATTTGTTTAACTTTTTAGATATATTTCagtaaaaaaacaaattttctcgaaatttcaaaattgtttttgaatttcatattttttttcttgaaatttcGGAATTCTTTTTTCTATCCACAATCCAAAATTTTAGTATGGGATGTTTTTGAATTGTTTGCGGCATTTGTAACTCGGACTTGAAAATATGTCGCATATTATCATTTGTGGTTGTGTAGTTGTGTTTTCTAGACAGATGATGTGATTTGGACCACCCTACCTTTGTGGGGGTCGAAGATGTTGTTAATTGGATCAATAAGGGTCGAATTTCTAATGTAAAACGAACAGTGTTGGAGTTTATAATTGTGGCCATGTGGTGGCTTCTTTGAAACTTCCGtaactatgtttttttttatgataGTAGAAGGAATTTGTTCCTATAATTAGATTCTGCATGGGAAAGAAAGTTAGTGTTAGTGTTAGTGGGATGTTTTGAAGGTTAAATTTGATATTGTCTATTCTTTTGAATTTTTCGTTAGATTTACGCTAACCTTTCTTAtttaattgttaaaaaaaaaaaggaatatattttattttttttcaaattatgaTCATTTctctttaatttataattttattgttAATCACGTAATATAAAATGATATGACATGACCATATGATTAGTAATTATTTCAATTAATAATGAAATATTTCAAAGTGATTATTATGTACTGTATAATACGCAGAAGCACGTGGAAGTGTCATCCGATTAGGATGAAGAAAGTCACATGACATCTGCGTGTACTAAAATCCAATCCGAAATCTAACCAAATTTCAACAAATTCAACAACATTACATATTTTCTCAAACTACAAATAAAATACATGTCGATTGGATCGGTGCCACCAAAGCAACGGAAACAACAAGAACACGTCAGGGTCCCACTCCCACCCCTCATACCTCCTCCACCTTCAGATCAACACTCACTCGAGTTCAATCAATTTGTTTAAATTCTCTGCGTTTTCCCTACATTCGATCCTGTTCATTACAAGCATTGCTTTCACAAGTTATAAACCGTGTTGATTTCTGGAAATTTTGTAACTGAAGATGCAAGCTCTAAGCGTCAGTGTCAATGGTTTCCATGTCCAAAATCGTAGCAGTAGGGTTTCGTCGGGTTCGTGTCAATTCAGGAACAGAAAAAGCACGGTGCGCATGATTGGGAACGGGAGAGATTCTGATTTTGTCTCGCGACTCGGTGCCGGTCATATGCGCCGCATAGAGCCTGGTAGCGCCGGCGCCGGAAGTGTGTTCCGCTCCTCTACAAAGTCCAGATCAGTCAAAGCTCAAGCTTCCGGTTAGTTTCATTGGATTATGCTCTCTATTTCATAATTCGTTCCAATTTTGCGCACAAGTATTCTGTGTGTTGGTGTTTGACCTAATGTCATTTGATTCTTCTGTGAATCAATTAGTTCGGTTAAGTTGTTCATCATAAAAGTTTAATGTTGTTTGAGATTTTGAATGTTGCAATCAACTTGTGTATTCTGGCAATCATCTACTTGTCAAAACCATTAGACATTCAATTTAGAATCACCATTTTCTAACACAAATGATCAAATACAGATGGAGATATTACTCCTCTCAAGATCCAATCAAAGTCTTCTGGATCAGTTTTGCCTTATGTTGGTATTGCAAGTCTGGGAGCAATATTGTTCGGATATCATCTAGGGTACATCGCATAACTCTTACATATCATAAAACTGTTCTATAATATAATTCATCTAATTTCCAATCTGTTTTCTGCTTCAGTGTTGTCAATGGTGCACTTGAGTATCTTGCCAAGGATCTTGGTATTGCTGAAAACACAGTCCTACAAGGATGGATTGTTAGCTCAACTCTTGCTGGTGCCACAGTTGGTTCATTTACAGGAGGATCTCTAGCTGACCAATTCGGAAGAACAAAAACTTTTCTACTTGATGCAATTCCACTTGCAGTTGGAGCATTTCTTTGGTTTGATATGAGATTCTCCCATCTTTTAGCTATCACAATTGTGGTTATGATTCTGTATTTACACATGTTATTAAAATATGATCATCCGAATTTCCAGTGCCACAGCTACAAATGTACAAACCATGATCATAGGCCGCTTGCTTGCTGGCATTGGAATTGGCATATCATCTGCTATTGTCCCTCTCTACATATCCGAGGTAAAAAGAAGATTctacatttttattcaaaaactttacatttctcacattaaatattttttttagataTCACCAACCGAAATCCGTGGCACACTTGGATCTATCAACCAGCTATTCATTTGCATTGGAATCCTTGCAGCTTTGGTAGCTGGACTACCCTTAGCCGGAAACCCTCTATGGTGATTTAACGTTTTCCACTATTTTCAAAACACAGTACAGCCTGTTCTGTTCTGTCCTGTGAGTACTCAGTCtgtttgttttgttttgcagGTGGAGAACAATGTTTGGTATTGCAGTGATCCCTTCAGTTCTATTGGCAATTGGAATGGCATTTTCTCCAGAATCCCCTCGTTGGCTTGTTCAGCATGGGAAAATCTCGGATGCTGAAAAAGCAATAAAGACATTATACGGTGAGGGGAAGGTCACCGAAGTTATGGCGGACTTGAGTGCATCCAATCAAGGCTCAGAAGAACAAGATGCTGGTTGGTTTGACCTTTTCAGTTCCCGCTATTTCAAAGGTGAAATCAAATCACTACATTTAATAATTTAATTCCATTATAAAACACttaacatttttattttttattttttattttttgatggcAGTTGTGAGTGTTGGTGCAGCACTTTTCTTGTTCCAACAATTGGCTGGAATAAATGCGGTTGTGTATTATTCCACTTCTGTCTTCCGTACAGCTGGCGTTGCATCTGATGTGGCAGCAAGTGCTGCTGTTGGAGCTGCGAATGTTTTTGGTTtgatgacttttttttttttggtttttaaattTGGAGATGGAAAATGgtaaaatgttgtttttttttttttctgaaggaTGGAAGTTGATTTTAATTTCAGGCACAATGATTGCGTCTTCTTTGATGGATAAACAAGGGAGGAAAAGTCTTCTCATCACAAGCTTTTCTGGAATGGTATGCACATGATTTAAATTGGTAAAAAAAAGATGGTGAATTTTGTTAAATATCATTTTTGTAATTATATAAagttcaaaaacatttaaaaaatatttgataCACGTGTTTTGTCTGCAAGGCTATTTCCATGATGCTGCTCTCATTATCCTTCACTTGGAAAGTTTTAGCACCATATTCCGGACCACTTGCTGTCATCGGGACTATTTTGTAAGTTCAATTTTTTAACAAATTATATAAATTTATTCATATAATTAATCACaacatattaattattaattcttTAGGTATGTGCTATCATTTTCACTTGGTGCTGGACCTGTTCCTGCTCTACTATTACCAGAGATATTTGCCTCCAGAATTAGAGCAAAAGCAGTTGCCTTATCACTTGGAATGCATTGGGTAAGTTTATTTTATGTTCaatctttttaaaaaaataaaaaatgattatttttacTAACAAATGGTGATGTTTTTTAATGAGCAGATATCAAACTTTGTAATTGGGTTGTATTTCTTGAGTGTGGTGACTAAATTTGGGATAAGCAAAGTGTACCTGGGATTTGCATCGATTTGTGTTCTTGCAGTTATGTACATAGCTGCCAATGTTGTTGAAACAAAGGGGAGATCTTTGGAAGATATTGAACGTGAACTTAGCCCAGCTATATAACATATATAGATATAGCTCACTATATCTATATGCACATTTTTAGGTGTTCATCttcatattaataataagttaGTTTCTGCAATCTGTGCTCACATTGTAAATTTTCTGATACTATGGGCACTTTTTTGACACATTTGACTTTTGGGATTTCAGTGTTTCTTGAGATATATCAAAGTAAAAATTTGATGAATGTTGTGATATTTACTTCGAGATTGTAAGGGTAAAACGGTCATTACCTATTCAACTACTGGTTAAAGAAAACGAAACCCCTAAACTGTTTTTCTTTTTTACTGAATGAGAATAGGACTTTATGCATATAGATATATAGGACAGTTTTTCATTCAGaagggtaaaacggtcatttACTCATATTCAAACAAAAAGAGATTCTTTGTGTATTTGACACTTGTTACTTACTCCAAACATACATCATTTATCCCTTCAGAACTGAACGGAAAAGTGAAAACACATTACACAGTGATCCTAAGAATCTTGATCTCTGGACTACATGTTGGATTTCCTTTCCCATCTTTCTTTGGTGTCAAGCCTACAAATTAATATGCAAAATTAGTAAAACTAAAAACCATTTATGAACACCAAAAGctataaaaaaaatgataataacTTACCCCCAGTGTAACTTATATGGTTTCTTTGATGGTATTTGTGGTTTTGACATTGAAGAAACATCTAATGAGGTAGAAGTAGAACTGCTTGTATCTTCAGCTGTTTTACATGGGATTTTGCTTGCTGCAAATTCATCAACATGGCTATCCTTCTCTTCTAATCTGTTTGGCCTAGATGCCTTCCCTGAAGAACCATGATTCATCACCTTACAGtgaacaacaaaataaataaaatttagtttTAATGGAAGCTGTCGAACGAACCTTGTGATTTCTTTTTgaccttggatttttcttttatCTGTAATCGCCTCTTGTGCAGTTCCTATCGATGAAAGGGTCACAATCAAACAGATCATAGTCAGTTACAGTTCCTATTATTATGAATTGGAATTCCAAAATAGATTCCGACATGGTAATGCAAATAGAACTTTGGATTCCTAAATCGAAGAGAATAGGAGAAGCAGAATCAGATATCAGAATAAATCCGATATAGCTACTGTTTGTAGATAATCGGAGGAATCGACGAGTTATCACAGACCCAATATcataattttgataaaaaaagtTGAATCATGGAACCTGGAATTTTGAAAGGCGAGCTTGGGCAACAGCAGATGAGGGCTTGAATTTAGGGTTCAGACACGCAGCTGATGCGATTGCTGCTTCTCTCCTCTCGTCTTCCTCCATTATCGTTTCAAGGTTTAATCTAATAAGCATGTTTTGTATGAATTTTCTACCGAAACACCATTAGTACCGACAGGGGAATTTTAATGGCACAGTATAAGAACCTATAACATATACAAACTTTCAACTTAAGTATTTTCcaataacttttatttaattatatttatattataataaaatattttgtattatttaataaatttttaaTTACAATGTCCTTTAATATTTGtacttttaaatttattgttattcaccaaaaatataatgataaacaaaccaaatatatattatttaaacttttaaatttatagttattcaccaaaaatataatgataAACAAACCGAATATATATTCAAGCGTTCTATATAGTTTGACAAAAATTCATTAATTTTTGTTATAACAAcgtaattttatttaaaaactaaTGAAGAGTTAAAAATACACTTTACAATAAAATAGAAGCTAAA containing:
- the LOC111880303 gene encoding putative pentatricopeptide repeat-containing protein At3g47840; protein product: MVISARFCIKRSYTTSCIAYAQTFKPQSIQETHNVTQFDMFEVNSKLKELVKSDRLSDARQLFDKLPHRDEITWTTIISGYVKTSNSSEALSLFSNMWVDPSQRMDPFVFSLALKACALSFSAKQGESLHGYSVKTDLVSSVFVGSALLDMYMKTGKVYEGCKVFDEMPIRNVVSWTAIITGLVRAGFNTEGISYFSNLLQNGMSYDSYTIAIALKACADACLLRSGKEIHTQTLKKGFDTTSFVANSLTTMYNKCGKGEYALHLFDKIKTKDVVSWTTMITSYVQTGQEHNAINAFLRMQESEVSPNEYTLAGLISACANLARIDFGTQFHARVLRNGFIKFMSVANSIMTMYSKCGKLDSSSIVFQEMRVKDIVSWSTIIGGHAQMGFGDEAFKYLSLMRTEGLKPNEFAFASVLSVCGTMAILDLGKQLHAHCLCVGLDREPMVQSGLINMYSKCGSILEALKVFNEVKCNDIVSWTAMVNGYAEHGLSQQAIDLFERLIRSGLKPDGVTFIGVLTACSHAGLVDLGFRYFDLIKKYNLSLSKEHYGCMIDLLCRSGRLREAENMINDMPFSGDDVVWSTALRACRLHGDVDFGQRAAAKILEKTPNCPSTYITLANLYSAKGRWKEAADLRRLMRIKGVVKEPGWSWIKVKDCVFAFSAGDHSHPQWEDIDCVLRLLCLRKEKDLLPYNIDEVEKDRDLETTSNITLF
- the LOC111880304 gene encoding uncharacterized protein LOC111880304, translating into MMSPNLSPDDRGSSHAANFRHTPLQIIHFIGNFLRIWSVYSMYSYLSQTGASVVLFIFSCLVPSSILFLILQKPWKGRPLSNTQVVPSLINGVITALYYILWGIGLKSCGPVRAILAEYSGAVLGVLSAVLYGRKGHIWKKVGGLFAMLASFYFLSQGWATATYSPFSYNDSDDTEGKTQEILNMKSMIAPISAGVLSALRRVITRRISLKNQLKRRLHAITIASATCFLFPVAMWDMIVGSSSTNVELPFSVWAFSSTILFGVILIFYVDSIAEERLHMVFSSPRHLMVAGGCLILMEIFYKMDFSLPGFLICCILLGFGIYEATSLERGKKDNLNNIDVGNGLFDDQSQRSPLPT
- the LOC111880305 gene encoding plastidic glucose transporter 4, with protein sequence MQALSVSVNGFHVQNRSSRVSSGSCQFRNRKSTVRMIGNGRDSDFVSRLGAGHMRRIEPGSAGAGSVFRSSTKSRSVKAQASDGDITPLKIQSKSSGSVLPYVGIASLGAILFGYHLGVVNGALEYLAKDLGIAENTVLQGWIVSSTLAGATVGSFTGGSLADQFGRTKTFLLDAIPLAVGAFLCATATNVQTMIIGRLLAGIGIGISSAIVPLYISEISPTEIRGTLGSINQLFICIGILAALVAGLPLAGNPLWWRTMFGIAVIPSVLLAIGMAFSPESPRWLVQHGKISDAEKAIKTLYGEGKVTEVMADLSASNQGSEEQDAGWFDLFSSRYFKVVSVGAALFLFQQLAGINAVVYYSTSVFRTAGVASDVAASAAVGAANVFGTMIASSLMDKQGRKSLLITSFSGMAISMMLLSLSFTWKVLAPYSGPLAVIGTILYVLSFSLGAGPVPALLLPEIFASRIRAKAVALSLGMHWISNFVIGLYFLSVVTKFGISKVYLGFASICVLAVMYIAANVVETKGRSLEDIERELSPAI
- the LOC128125856 gene encoding uncharacterized protein LOC128125856, with protein sequence MEEDERREAAIASAACLNPKFKPSSAVAQARLSKFQVMNHGSSGKASRPNRLEEKDSHVDEFAASKIPCKTAEDTSSSTSTSLDVSSMSKPQIPSKKPYKLHWGLDTKERWERKSNM